A region of Thermococcus barossii DNA encodes the following proteins:
- the acs gene encoding acetate--CoA ligase alpha subunit, with product MEGNLEALFRPKSIAVIGASEKPGKIGYAIMRNLVEYGYEGKIYPVNIKGVEIEINGRKFKSYKSILDVPDEVDMAVIVVPAKFVPQVVEEAGKKGVKVLPIISSGFGELGEEGKKVERQIVETAHRYGMRILGPNIFGVVYTPAKMNATFGPTDVMPGNLALISQSGALGIALMGWTILEKVGLSAVVSVGNKSDIDDADLLEFFKTDDNTKAILIYMEGVKDGRRFMEVAREVSKEKPIIIIKAGRSERGAKAAASHTGSLAGADKIYEAAFKQSGVLRALTIGEAFDWARTLSNLPEPEGENVVILTNGGGIGVMATDAAEEEGLHLYDDLEDLKVFANHMPPFGSYKNPVDLTGMAGAEAYEGAVRDALANPNMHSIAVLYCQTAVLDPRDLAKIVIREYNESGRKKPLVVAIVGGIEAKEAIDMLNEEGIPAYPEPERAIKSLAALYRWSNWKARQKKE from the coding sequence ATGGAAGGAAACCTGGAGGCCCTCTTCAGACCCAAGAGCATCGCCGTCATCGGCGCTTCTGAGAAACCGGGCAAGATAGGATATGCTATTATGAGAAACCTTGTTGAGTACGGATACGAGGGTAAGATATACCCCGTGAACATCAAGGGTGTTGAGATAGAGATAAACGGGAGGAAGTTCAAGTCCTACAAGAGCATCCTCGACGTTCCGGACGAGGTGGACATGGCCGTCATCGTCGTCCCGGCCAAGTTCGTCCCACAGGTCGTTGAGGAGGCAGGAAAGAAGGGCGTCAAGGTTCTCCCGATCATCAGCTCGGGCTTCGGCGAGCTCGGCGAGGAGGGCAAGAAGGTCGAGAGGCAGATAGTCGAGACCGCCCACAGGTACGGGATGAGAATCCTCGGCCCGAACATCTTCGGCGTCGTTTACACCCCCGCCAAGATGAACGCCACCTTTGGTCCCACCGACGTCATGCCAGGCAACCTGGCCCTCATCAGCCAGAGCGGTGCGCTGGGAATAGCCCTCATGGGCTGGACCATCCTTGAGAAGGTCGGCCTTTCAGCGGTTGTCAGCGTCGGGAACAAGAGCGACATCGACGATGCCGACCTGCTCGAGTTCTTCAAGACCGACGACAACACCAAGGCCATCCTCATCTACATGGAGGGCGTCAAGGACGGGAGGCGCTTCATGGAGGTTGCCAGGGAGGTCAGCAAGGAGAAGCCGATAATCATCATCAAGGCCGGAAGGAGCGAGCGCGGTGCCAAGGCTGCCGCTTCCCACACCGGTTCCCTCGCCGGTGCCGACAAGATATACGAGGCGGCCTTCAAGCAGAGCGGCGTCCTGAGGGCCCTCACCATCGGCGAGGCTTTCGACTGGGCCAGGACTCTGAGCAACCTCCCGGAGCCCGAGGGGGAGAACGTCGTCATACTCACCAACGGCGGTGGAATAGGAGTCATGGCCACAGATGCCGCCGAGGAGGAGGGACTTCACCTCTACGACGACCTCGAGGACCTCAAGGTCTTCGCCAACCACATGCCGCCCTTCGGAAGCTACAAGAACCCGGTTGACCTCACCGGTATGGCCGGCGCGGAGGCCTACGAGGGTGCCGTCAGGGACGCCCTCGCCAACCCGAACATGCACAGCATAGCGGTGCTCTACTGCCAGACGGCCGTGCTTGACCCGCGTGACCTGGCGAAGATAGTCATCCGCGAGTACAACGAGAGCGGAAGGAAGAAGCCCCTCGTCGTTGCCATCGTCGGCGGCATAGAGGCGAAAGAGGCAATAGACATGCTCAACGAGGAAGGCATTCCGGCCTACCCCGAGCCGGAGAGGGCGATAAAGTCCCTCGCGGCCCTCTACAGGTGGAGCAACTGGAAGGCCAGGCAGAAGAAGGAGTGA
- a CDS encoding phosphate-starvation-inducible PsiE family protein: MRAISSRSEKTALKWLSLLFDFVVIALGTLTMVYVVWMIIDLAINSIKHFSPDEALQGIVLILIFLEVFEIIAMYIIYHHVPMKNVVEIGVLALVKELLVTINLEELGWQMLFGIAALIAAMGWVYTRERRREDEHEHFLIEHGREELMGD, translated from the coding sequence ATGAGAGCAATATCCAGCCGGAGCGAGAAGACGGCCCTCAAATGGCTCAGTCTATTGTTTGACTTCGTTGTGATCGCCCTTGGGACGCTCACGATGGTGTACGTTGTCTGGATGATCATAGACCTCGCTATAAACTCCATAAAGCACTTCAGCCCGGATGAAGCCCTTCAGGGGATAGTTCTTATCTTGATATTTCTTGAGGTGTTTGAGATAATAGCGATGTACATCATCTATCACCACGTCCCAATGAAAAATGTTGTGGAGATAGGCGTCCTGGCGCTCGTCAAAGAGCTACTCGTGACCATAAACCTTGAGGAACTCGGCTGGCAGATGCTCTTCGGGATAGCGGCTCTCATAGCGGCGATGGGATGGGTCTACACACGGGAACGGAGAAGAGAGGATGAACACGAACATTTCTTAATCGAACACGGAAGAGAGGAGCTCATGGGAGATTGA
- a CDS encoding phosphate-starvation-inducible PsiE family protein, with protein MSRKPTIVESVVMGWLSALFDLVVIALGTLTMGYVIYLIWNLLETSLQGFDVEVVLHEIVLIIIFLEIFELLVMYVKEHHVSMRNVVELGVLAMVRKIVITLDYSKIPWTTLIGMAALILAMGWIYVQERRRITSHEEFLIEKGRK; from the coding sequence ATGAGTAGGAAGCCCACCATTGTGGAGAGCGTTGTGATGGGCTGGCTTAGTGCTCTCTTCGACCTAGTCGTCATAGCTCTTGGGACGCTGACCATGGGCTACGTGATCTATCTGATCTGGAACCTCCTTGAGACATCCCTACAGGGATTCGACGTGGAGGTTGTCCTCCACGAGATAGTGCTCATCATAATCTTCTTGGAGATCTTCGAACTGCTCGTGATGTACGTCAAGGAACACCATGTCAGCATGAGGAACGTCGTCGAGCTCGGGGTTCTGGCGATGGTAAGGAAGATAGTCATCACTCTTGACTATAGCAAGATTCCCTGGACCACACTCATTGGAATGGCAGCCTTGATACTTGCAATGGGCTGGATATATGTTCAGGAGAGAAGAAGGATAACATCTCACGAGGAGTTCCTGATTGAGAAGGGTAGGAAGTGA
- the fen gene encoding flap endonuclease-1, protein MGVQIGELVPRKEIELENLYGRKIAIDAFNAIYQFLSTIRQRDGTPLMDSRGRITSHLSGLFYRNINLMEAGIKPAYVFDGKPPEFKKREIEKRREAREEAEEKWYEALERGDLEEAKKYAMRATRVNEGLINDAKRLLELMGIPVIQAPSEGEAQAAYMAARKKVYASASQDYDSLLFGAPRLVRNVTITGRRKLPGKNVYVEVKPELIVLEEVLRELGIDREKLIEMAILVGTDYNPGGIKGIGPKKALTIVKRSKDPLKKYNKDSEVDLYAIKEFFLNPPVTDEYELKWREPDEEGILKFLCDEHDFSEERVKNGLERLKKAVKAGKQSTLESWFGKR, encoded by the coding sequence ATGGGAGTACAGATAGGTGAGCTGGTTCCGAGGAAGGAGATAGAGCTGGAGAACCTCTACGGAAGGAAGATCGCGATAGATGCCTTCAACGCGATATACCAGTTCCTCTCGACCATTCGTCAGCGCGACGGAACGCCGCTCATGGACTCCCGGGGGAGGATAACCTCCCACCTCAGCGGACTCTTCTACAGGAACATCAACCTCATGGAGGCCGGGATAAAGCCGGCGTATGTGTTCGACGGCAAGCCGCCGGAGTTCAAGAAGAGGGAGATAGAGAAGAGGCGTGAGGCGAGGGAAGAGGCCGAGGAGAAGTGGTACGAGGCCCTCGAAAGGGGCGACCTCGAAGAGGCGAAGAAGTACGCGATGCGTGCAACCCGCGTAAACGAGGGGCTCATAAACGACGCCAAGAGACTCCTCGAGCTGATGGGCATCCCAGTAATCCAGGCGCCGAGCGAGGGTGAGGCCCAGGCGGCATACATGGCGGCGAGAAAGAAGGTCTACGCCTCCGCGAGCCAGGACTATGATTCTCTCCTCTTCGGCGCGCCGAGGCTTGTCAGAAACGTCACGATAACCGGGCGGAGAAAGCTCCCGGGGAAGAACGTCTACGTCGAGGTGAAGCCCGAACTGATAGTCTTGGAGGAAGTTCTCAGAGAGCTGGGCATAGACAGGGAAAAGCTCATCGAGATGGCCATCTTGGTGGGCACCGACTACAATCCGGGCGGGATTAAGGGCATCGGGCCGAAGAAAGCCCTAACCATCGTCAAGCGCAGCAAGGACCCGCTGAAGAAGTACAACAAGGACAGCGAGGTTGACCTCTACGCGATAAAGGAGTTCTTCCTCAACCCGCCGGTTACCGATGAATACGAGCTTAAGTGGCGCGAGCCGGACGAGGAAGGAATCCTCAAATTCCTCTGCGATGAACACGACTTCAGCGAAGAGCGCGTTAAAAACGGCCTTGAGAGGTTGAAGAAGGCGGTAAAAGCAGGAAAGCAGTCGACGCTGGAGAGCTGGTTCGGGAAGCGCTGA
- a CDS encoding transcription initiation factor IIB: MSKRRVCPVCGSTEFIYDPGRGEVVCKVCGYVIEENVIDMGPEWRAFDASQREKRARVGAPESILLHDKGLSTDIGIDRNLSGLMREKMYRLRKWQSRLRVSDAAERNLAFALSELDRIASQLKLPRHVEEEAARLYREAVRKGLIRGRSIESVIAACVYAACRLLKVPRTLDEIADISRVDKKEIGRSFRFIARNLNLTPKKLFVKPTDYVNKFADELGLSEKVRRRAVKILDEAYEKGLTSGKSPAGLVAAALYIAGLLEDEKRTQREVAEVARVTEVTVRNRYKELVDKLNLKIPV, encoded by the coding sequence GTGAGCAAGCGTAGGGTCTGCCCGGTCTGTGGTTCAACGGAGTTCATCTACGACCCGGGTAGGGGAGAGGTCGTCTGTAAGGTTTGCGGTTACGTTATCGAGGAGAACGTCATAGATATGGGTCCGGAGTGGCGCGCATTTGACGCGAGCCAGAGGGAAAAGAGGGCCCGTGTCGGTGCACCCGAGAGCATCCTCCTCCACGATAAGGGTCTCTCGACCGACATAGGCATCGATAGAAACCTCTCCGGGCTGATGCGCGAGAAGATGTACCGCCTGAGGAAGTGGCAGTCCCGCCTGAGGGTGAGCGATGCCGCCGAGAGGAACCTCGCCTTCGCCCTGAGCGAGCTCGATAGAATCGCCTCCCAGCTCAAGCTCCCGAGGCACGTCGAGGAGGAGGCGGCAAGGCTCTACCGCGAGGCCGTCAGGAAGGGCCTCATAAGGGGCCGCTCCATTGAGAGCGTGATAGCGGCCTGTGTCTACGCCGCCTGCAGGCTCCTGAAAGTTCCGAGGACGCTCGACGAGATAGCTGACATATCGCGCGTCGACAAGAAGGAGATAGGCAGGAGCTTCCGCTTTATCGCGAGGAACCTCAACCTCACTCCGAAGAAGCTCTTCGTAAAACCAACGGACTACGTCAACAAGTTTGCAGACGAGCTCGGCCTGAGTGAGAAGGTCAGAAGAAGGGCCGTGAAAATACTCGACGAAGCCTACGAAAAGGGTCTCACGAGCGGAAAGAGTCCCGCCGGACTTGTCGCGGCCGCGCTCTACATTGCAGGCCTTCTTGAGGACGAGAAGAGAACCCAGCGCGAGGTGGCCGAGGTGGCGCGCGTCACTGAGGTCACGGTCAGGAACAGGTACAAGGAGCTCGTGGACAAGCTGAACCTGAAGATACCCGTTTGA
- a CDS encoding DNA-binding protein — MAEDIEEIRKRKLMELQKKYLEQQKAQEEALRQEMELEAQLDAIMRRILTPDARERLGRVKLVKPELARQVELVLVQLYQAGQIREPIDDAKLKKILAQIDARTRRDFKIKW, encoded by the coding sequence ATGGCCGAGGACATAGAGGAGATCAGGAAGCGCAAGCTCATGGAACTGCAGAAGAAGTACCTTGAGCAGCAGAAGGCTCAGGAGGAGGCTTTGAGACAGGAGATGGAGCTTGAGGCCCAGCTTGATGCCATAATGAGGAGAATTCTCACGCCCGATGCCAGGGAGAGGCTCGGTCGCGTCAAGCTCGTCAAGCCCGAGCTCGCGAGACAGGTGGAGCTGGTTCTCGTTCAGCTTTACCAGGCGGGGCAGATAAGGGAGCCCATAGACGACGCCAAGCTGAAAAAGATACTGGCCCAGATAGACGCCAGAACGAGGCGTGACTTCAAGATTAAGTGGTAG
- a CDS encoding 30S ribosomal protein S19e, with translation MATVYDVPGDLLVERVAQKLKEIEAIKPPEWAPFVKTGRHKERLPEQEDWWYYRVASIFRKIYIDGPVGIERLRTWYGGRKNRGHAPEHFYKAGGSIIRKALQQLEAAGFVQKVPGEGRIVTPQGQSFLDKVATELKKELEEQIPELKKY, from the coding sequence GTGGCGACAGTTTATGACGTTCCCGGTGATTTGCTCGTTGAGAGGGTTGCCCAGAAACTCAAGGAGATAGAGGCCATAAAGCCGCCCGAGTGGGCCCCGTTCGTCAAGACCGGCAGGCACAAGGAGAGGCTTCCCGAGCAGGAGGACTGGTGGTACTACAGAGTTGCCAGCATCTTCAGGAAGATCTACATCGACGGGCCGGTCGGAATCGAGAGGCTCAGGACCTGGTACGGCGGCAGGAAGAACCGCGGTCACGCCCCGGAGCACTTCTACAAGGCCGGGGGAAGCATCATAAGGAAGGCCCTCCAGCAGCTTGAGGCCGCTGGCTTTGTCCAGAAGGTTCCGGGTGAGGGCAGGATCGTCACCCCGCAGGGGCAGAGCTTCCTCGACAAGGTCGCCACCGAGCTCAAGAAGGAGCTTGAGGAGCAGATTCCGGAGCTCAAGAAGTACTGA
- a CDS encoding YhbY family RNA-binding protein encodes MEKRLPGKVRRAIRARYYDIPPRAWIGKRGLDEGVIEEINTQLEKDGILKVEIRKGALISTELDRRQLAEKVAEMTDSELIEVRGKRFILFKPREGWEKYLRKLQRKELSKEKREEKPVKKVRLDIAQFRRKFKKGRD; translated from the coding sequence ATGGAGAAACGCTTACCCGGAAAGGTGAGACGCGCCATAAGGGCGAGATACTACGACATTCCTCCGCGGGCGTGGATAGGTAAGAGAGGACTGGATGAGGGTGTCATCGAGGAGATAAACACCCAGCTTGAGAAGGACGGCATTCTCAAGGTTGAGATAAGGAAGGGCGCGCTCATAAGCACCGAACTGGACAGGAGGCAGCTGGCCGAGAAGGTCGCTGAAATGACGGACAGCGAGCTGATTGAGGTTCGCGGCAAAAGGTTTATATTGTTCAAACCGAGGGAAGGTTGGGAAAAGTATTTAAGGAAGCTCCAGAGAAAGGAGCTTTCGAAGGAAAAGCGGGAGGAGAAGCCCGTTAAGAAAGTCAGGCTCGATATCGCTCAGTTCAGGAGGAAATTCAAGAAGGGGAGGGATTGA
- a CDS encoding DUF7411 family protein: protein MLVHHLYSGGKDSSLAAWILTRLGYEVKLVTVSFGLLDNWRFARETAERLGFEHQVLYLPREVLEKAAEIAIEDGRPNNAIQFIHEKALEALASLPEVGRVSDGTRRDDRVPLLDLSKARSLEDRFGVAYIRPLLGLGYKTIRELTERLFIVEIRESEELEKADYEVELRHIMREKGLDPLEIFPKRHYQSRVLGWREKGI, encoded by the coding sequence ATGCTCGTCCATCATCTCTATTCGGGCGGAAAGGACTCAAGCTTAGCCGCGTGGATTCTAACCAGGCTCGGCTACGAGGTGAAGCTCGTAACGGTGAGCTTCGGCCTCCTCGACAACTGGCGTTTCGCCAGGGAAACCGCCGAGAGGCTGGGCTTTGAGCACCAAGTCCTGTACCTGCCCAGGGAAGTTCTGGAAAAGGCGGCTGAGATTGCCATTGAAGATGGGCGTCCCAACAACGCGATACAGTTCATCCACGAGAAGGCCCTGGAGGCTCTCGCCTCTCTACCGGAGGTCGGGAGGGTCAGCGACGGAACGAGGAGGGACGACAGGGTTCCGCTCCTCGACCTGTCGAAGGCCCGCTCGCTGGAGGACCGCTTTGGCGTTGCCTACATACGCCCGCTCCTCGGCCTCGGGTACAAGACGATACGGGAGCTTACGGAGAGGCTATTCATCGTCGAGATAAGGGAGAGCGAGGAGCTGGAGAAGGCCGACTACGAGGTCGAGCTGAGGCACATCATGAGGGAGAAGGGACTTGACCCCCTCGAAATCTTCCCGAAGAGGCACTACCAGTCGAGGGTTCTTGGCTGGAGGGAGAAAGGGATTTAA
- the rpl18a gene encoding 50S ribosomal protein L18Ae produces MEVKVFRVKGVFERNGKRERFTREYRGLKEEDVVEILYSEVGSKHRVPRNKIWIESIEEIKPEEAENPIVRKLSGL; encoded by the coding sequence ATGGAGGTTAAGGTCTTCCGCGTTAAGGGCGTTTTCGAGAGGAACGGAAAGAGGGAGAGGTTCACGAGGGAGTACCGCGGTCTTAAGGAAGAGGACGTCGTCGAGATACTCTACTCCGAGGTCGGCAGCAAGCACCGCGTTCCGAGAAACAAGATATGGATCGAGAGCATTGAGGAGATAAAGCCCGAAGAGGCTGAGAACCCGATAGTCAGAAAGCTCAGCGGGCTCTGA
- a CDS encoding translation initiation factor IF-6 produces MHIERLDFENSPYLGVYGTATDKLVLIREGLGEKKLGVLREVLKVPLIETSIMKSRIVGIFAAGNSSAIVVPWYVWDAELEHINGQLKEYGIDTEIVPFQSTLTAFGNLILANDRAALVSAKFTREEAKKLEDILGVEVERGMIGDFHAVGSVGVVTNRGGLVHPEATDEELEWLRDLFKVDIYVGTANMGVPFVGSCMLANSYGVVVGHLTTGPEIVKIEEALGFLD; encoded by the coding sequence ATGCACATAGAAAGGCTCGATTTTGAGAACTCTCCGTATCTGGGCGTTTACGGTACCGCCACCGACAAGTTAGTCCTGATCAGGGAGGGCCTCGGCGAGAAGAAGCTCGGGGTTCTCAGGGAGGTTCTCAAGGTTCCGCTCATTGAAACGAGCATAATGAAGTCCCGCATAGTTGGCATATTCGCGGCCGGAAACTCCAGTGCCATAGTCGTCCCCTGGTACGTCTGGGACGCCGAACTGGAGCACATCAACGGTCAGCTTAAGGAGTACGGAATAGACACCGAAATAGTCCCGTTCCAGAGCACCCTCACGGCCTTCGGCAACTTAATCCTCGCCAACGACAGGGCCGCGCTGGTGAGCGCAAAGTTCACGCGCGAGGAGGCAAAGAAACTCGAAGACATACTCGGCGTCGAGGTCGAGAGGGGGATGATAGGTGACTTCCACGCCGTTGGGAGCGTCGGGGTCGTCACCAACAGGGGCGGACTCGTTCATCCGGAGGCCACCGACGAGGAGCTGGAATGGCTCCGCGACCTGTTCAAGGTTGACATCTACGTCGGAACCGCCAACATGGGCGTTCCCTTCGTTGGCTCGTGCATGCTTGCCAACTCTTACGGTGTCGTAGTTGGGCACCTGACCACCGGTCCGGAGATAGTGAAGATTGAAGAAGCTCTGGGCTTCCTTGACTGA
- a CDS encoding 50S ribosomal protein L31e, translating into MIKPGEEVIFVVPIRKIKKRVPRWKRAPRAAKFVREWIARHAKADEVIIGTDVNEKLWERGAEKPPNKLRVKVVVEEEEGKRIAKVSLA; encoded by the coding sequence ATGATCAAGCCCGGAGAGGAGGTCATATTCGTCGTTCCCATCAGGAAGATAAAGAAGCGCGTTCCGCGCTGGAAGAGGGCCCCGAGAGCAGCTAAGTTCGTCCGCGAGTGGATAGCCAGGCACGCCAAGGCCGACGAAGTCATCATCGGCACCGACGTCAACGAGAAGCTCTGGGAGCGCGGGGCGGAAAAGCCGCCCAACAAGCTCCGCGTTAAGGTCGTTGTCGAAGAGGAAGAGGGCAAGAGGATAGCCAAGGTTTCCCTCGCTTGA
- a CDS encoding 50S ribosomal protein L39e encodes MARNKPLAKKLRLAKAAKQNRRIPVWVIVKTNREVMTHPKRRMWRRTKLKE; translated from the coding sequence ATGGCGAGAAACAAGCCGCTTGCGAAGAAACTCAGACTTGCAAAGGCCGCGAAGCAGAACAGGCGCATTCCGGTCTGGGTCATAGTCAAGACCAACAGGGAGGTCATGACCCATCCGAAGAGAAGGATGTGGAGAAGGACCAAGCTCAAGGAGTGA